In Streptomyces sp. NBC_01439, the following are encoded in one genomic region:
- a CDS encoding DUF6397 family protein has product MKQMGTALRDAVADDAVADGAADVLVGGAQAAGELGLSRNEFARAVQLGIVRAGPRTLAGPARYARAELDRVRSVTGPPGALRERVETVAGAEAAAEVVGVGPSRFTRLARCGHVVPVGYRINRYRAVVWLYLTAELRSFAARDPGMLSGIAPPADRELMAAKVDLRPRTWRGRHVGLLLRRTADPWERAAVLASVLPEDELLEAVPDPAERIVLAALGPPPPYGHPQVPAAAAVATGLLKAGPPDEIHWYRTSLDFALAGARGQSKSTGERGPT; this is encoded by the coding sequence ATGAAGCAGATGGGGACCGCACTTCGGGACGCCGTGGCCGACGACGCCGTGGCCGACGGCGCCGCGGACGTGCTGGTGGGCGGCGCGCAGGCCGCAGGTGAACTGGGGCTGAGCCGGAACGAGTTCGCCAGGGCCGTCCAGCTGGGGATCGTGCGGGCCGGTCCGCGCACGCTCGCCGGGCCCGCGCGCTACGCACGGGCCGAGCTGGATCGGGTCAGGTCGGTGACGGGCCCGCCGGGCGCGCTGCGCGAGCGGGTCGAGACGGTGGCCGGGGCGGAGGCCGCGGCCGAGGTGGTGGGGGTCGGCCCGAGCCGCTTCACGCGGCTCGCGCGCTGCGGGCACGTGGTCCCGGTCGGCTACCGGATCAATCGGTACCGGGCCGTGGTGTGGCTCTACCTCACCGCGGAGCTACGGAGCTTCGCCGCGCGGGATCCGGGAATGCTGAGCGGGATCGCGCCCCCGGCGGACCGGGAACTGATGGCGGCCAAGGTGGATCTGCGCCCGCGCACGTGGCGCGGGCGGCATGTCGGGCTGCTGCTGAGACGAACCGCCGACCCGTGGGAGCGCGCCGCCGTACTGGCATCCGTGCTGCCCGAGGACGAGTTGCTGGAGGCCGTTCCCGACCCGGCGGAGCGGATCGTCCTGGCCGCCCTCGGCCCGCCCCCGCCGTACGGGCACCCGCAGGTTCCGGCGGCAGCCGCGGTGGCGACGGGGTTGCTGAAGGCCGGCCCGCCGGACGAGATCCACTGGTATCGCACCAGCTTGGACTTCGCCCTGGCGGGGGCGAGGGGTCAGTCGAAGTCGACGGGCGAGAGGGGGCCGACGTAG
- a CDS encoding YchJ family protein, with translation MSTPAVPCPCGLPAAYPECCGPFHSGARSAPTAERLMRSRFSAFAVGDTAYLLRSWHPTTRPDHLDLDPEQRWERLEILATERGGMFETEGSVEFRAHYREGRHTGSLHEHSSFTREGGAWVYVGPLSPVDFD, from the coding sequence CGCCGCCTACCCGGAGTGCTGCGGCCCCTTTCACTCCGGTGCTCGCTCGGCGCCCACCGCCGAGCGGCTGATGCGCTCGCGGTTCAGTGCCTTCGCCGTCGGCGACACCGCCTACCTGCTGCGCTCCTGGCACCCCACCACCCGTCCGGACCACCTCGACCTGGATCCCGAACAGCGCTGGGAGCGGCTGGAGATCCTGGCCACCGAGCGAGGCGGGATGTTCGAGACGGAGGGCTCGGTGGAGTTCCGCGCGCACTACCGCGAGGGCCGTCACACCGGCTCGCTGCACGAGCACAGCAGCTTCACCCGCGAGGGCGGGGCCTGGGTCTACGTCGGCCCCCTCTCGCCCGTCGACTTCGACTGA
- a CDS encoding roadblock/LC7 domain-containing protein, translating into MALDKQLDWLLDDLTRRVQQVRHAVVLSNDGLVTGASAGLAREDAEHLAAVAAGLQSLAKGSGRHFRAGEVRQTMVEYDEGALFVMAAGAGSSLCVLSAAESDIGQVAYEMTLLVNRVGEHLGVAERRITGG; encoded by the coding sequence ATGGCACTGGACAAGCAACTGGACTGGCTGCTGGACGACCTGACGCGCAGGGTCCAGCAGGTGCGGCACGCGGTGGTGCTGTCCAACGACGGCCTGGTCACGGGGGCGAGCGCGGGGTTGGCGCGGGAGGACGCGGAACACCTGGCGGCTGTCGCGGCCGGACTGCAGAGCCTTGCCAAGGGGTCCGGCCGCCACTTCCGGGCCGGTGAAGTCCGGCAGACGATGGTCGAGTACGACGAAGGAGCGCTCTTCGTCATGGCCGCGGGCGCGGGCAGCAGCCTGTGCGTGTTGAGCGCCGCCGAGTCCGACATCGGTCAGGTCGCGTACGAGATGACGCTGCTGGTCAACCGGGTGGGGGAGCACCTGGGTGTTGCGGAGCGGCGGATCACCGGCGGCTGA